In the Egibacteraceae bacterium genome, one interval contains:
- a CDS encoding DUF4235 domain-containing protein: MGEVAPGQPIGTRTPPAQAAGAHNGLAEHVAAVQEARLRLGRDLDRLTVEARAQMGQTMEKIAWKLAAAGAGVAAGLAVRKAMAAAWKAARHEEPPGNPAAPGTSWAPALAWTLAMAAGMGAAKLVAIRGVAAGWQKATGTLPPGLEEPMA; this comes from the coding sequence GTGGGCGAAGTCGCACCTGGCCAACCGATAGGGACACGGACGCCGCCCGCGCAGGCGGCGGGAGCGCACAACGGTCTCGCGGAGCACGTCGCCGCGGTCCAGGAGGCCCGCCTGCGGCTGGGCCGTGACCTCGACCGGCTGACCGTCGAAGCACGGGCACAGATGGGGCAGACCATGGAGAAGATCGCCTGGAAGCTCGCTGCGGCAGGAGCGGGCGTGGCAGCCGGCCTCGCCGTGCGCAAGGCAATGGCGGCGGCGTGGAAGGCTGCCCGCCACGAGGAGCCGCCGGGCAATCCCGCGGCTCCCGGAACGAGTTGGGCGCCGGCGCTCGCGTGGACCCTGGCCATGGCCGCGGGCATGGGCGCCGCCAAGCTCGTCGCCATCCGCGGGGTCGCCGCCGGATGGCAGAAGGCGACGGGGACGCTGCCACCCGGCCTCGAAGAACCAATGGCCTGA
- the leuD gene encoding 3-isopropylmalate dehydratase small subunit, whose protein sequence is MEPVTVIRGRMVPLWRADVDTDQIMPKQFLKRIERTGFGEFVFHDWRADPDFVLNDPRYAGANVLVTGANFGSGSSREHAPWGLQQFGFAAIVAPSFADIFRNNCAKIGLLTVELPAEQCQQLVALAEQDPETPVRIDLPEQKVLAGALEVPFAIDPHTKHLLVEGLDDIALTLARDDAIAAFESGRPVWLPTTTG, encoded by the coding sequence ATGGAGCCGGTGACGGTCATCCGCGGCCGGATGGTGCCCTTGTGGCGTGCCGACGTCGACACCGACCAGATCATGCCGAAGCAGTTCCTCAAGCGCATCGAGCGCACCGGCTTCGGCGAGTTCGTGTTCCACGACTGGCGGGCCGACCCCGACTTCGTGCTCAACGACCCCCGGTACGCGGGCGCGAACGTGCTCGTCACGGGAGCGAACTTCGGTTCCGGCTCTTCACGCGAGCACGCTCCCTGGGGCCTGCAGCAGTTCGGGTTCGCGGCGATCGTCGCGCCGAGCTTCGCCGACATCTTCCGCAACAACTGCGCGAAGATCGGGCTGCTCACCGTCGAGCTGCCCGCCGAGCAGTGCCAGCAGCTCGTGGCGCTGGCGGAGCAGGACCCCGAGACGCCGGTGCGCATCGACCTGCCCGAGCAGAAGGTCCTCGCCGGAGCGCTCGAGGTGCCGTTCGCCATCGACCCGCACACGAAGCACCTGCTCGTCGAGGGCCTCGACGACATCGCGCTGACCCTCGCGCGCGACGACGCGATCGCGGCGTTCGAGTCGGGCCGACCAGTCTGGCTGCCGACCACCACGGGCTGA
- a CDS encoding ATP-binding cassette domain-containing protein, with amino-acid sequence MRDLIETRALEKTYRNGFRAVNGVDLRVGAGEIFGLLGPNGAGKTTTIGMLTTRVVPTAGRAFVDGIDVGVSPTRVKQRIGVVAQTNTLDRSITVRENLYYHGRYFGLSRQVARERSDELLDRFRLADKRDDRPDHLSGGMAQRLLVARALVHRPAVLFLDEPTTGLDPQSRIALWDLLREFHAEGQTILLTTHYMDEADALCDRVAIMDEGRILALDTPAELKRSVDADTVVAVSAVGDLHRLAAALRANQPASRADVADGTVRVFANDTSGLLPGIVLLAEREGIPIVDISVVEPSLETVFIALTGRELRE; translated from the coding sequence ATGCGTGACCTCATCGAGACGCGCGCCCTCGAGAAGACCTACCGCAACGGCTTCCGGGCGGTGAACGGCGTGGACCTGCGGGTGGGGGCCGGCGAGATCTTCGGGCTGCTCGGCCCCAACGGCGCGGGCAAGACGACGACGATCGGCATGCTCACGACCCGGGTGGTGCCGACGGCGGGCCGGGCGTTCGTCGACGGCATCGACGTCGGGGTCAGCCCCACGCGCGTGAAGCAGCGCATCGGGGTGGTGGCCCAGACGAACACCCTCGACCGCAGCATCACCGTACGGGAGAACCTCTACTACCACGGCCGCTACTTCGGCCTCTCGCGGCAGGTGGCGCGTGAGCGCTCCGACGAGCTGCTCGACCGGTTCCGCCTCGCCGACAAGCGCGACGACCGGCCGGACCATCTGTCGGGGGGGATGGCCCAGCGCCTGCTCGTCGCCCGCGCGCTCGTGCACCGCCCCGCGGTGCTCTTCCTCGACGAGCCCACCACCGGCCTCGACCCGCAGAGCCGCATCGCCCTCTGGGACCTCCTACGCGAGTTCCACGCCGAGGGCCAGACCATCCTGCTCACCACCCACTACATGGACGAGGCCGACGCGCTCTGTGACCGGGTGGCGATCATGGACGAGGGCCGCATCCTCGCCCTCGACACGCCCGCCGAGCTCAAGCGTTCCGTTGACGCCGACACGGTCGTCGCGGTCAGCGCCGTGGGGGACCTGCACCGCCTGGCTGCCGCCCTCCGCGCCAACCAGCCGGCCTCCCGCGCCGACGTGGCCGACGGCACCGTGCGGGTGTTCGCCAACGACACGAGCGGACTGCTGCCGGGGATCGTGCTCCTCGCCGAACGTGAGGGCATCCCGATCGTCGACATCTCCGTCGTCGAACCGAGTCTCGAGACGGTGTTCATCGCCCTCACGGGCAGGGAGCTGCGGGAATGA
- a CDS encoding DEAD/DEAH box helicase has protein sequence MYASRPEAEKVLHDEARRWRLGEGTATRVRVATVHDHVAALRDVPATTIPLDEAVPRLLAMPVDERPAYRRPPDSLRAWALAARLAVRVVAHGRLVPTLVAAGEARVHGVWRAWLGGDPEEEAVVGWLAAAMPRAGHALACGDRGVWAPSALLTAFLDAVADLAVRTPGPAPSATRPRQRLLPWTARWAEALADPHDACVPLRDDAEEVVAVVAAWHNAAGTAPEDGAPELRLHAPEAQDGRWVLEIGLRSAGHGWVPARVVWHGGDPSRQEALLRGLGRCARVYPPLDIALREPTPERAELDLAQVWTLISGGASGLAQAGAVLVLPEDLAADDLRLRLRVDTAADAANAGSDVRGPAGGPFDGVVAEVSWEVALGGEPLSDDELDALLGLSSPLVRWRDRWVRVDEGQLRAVRGRLPPPGGGRLPLGEAIALGLAGTAGSDPTGGYAGDDVDVVAGGGVERFLERLAAAGEGPPAPSTPAGFIGQLRPYQRRGVAWLQGMGELGLGAVLADDMGLGKGIQLIAYLLSRAGGPHLVVCPTSVVGNWERELNRFAPGLDVARFHGPDRPTDLHGWQGVVVTSYGTLRRDADPLVAVDWDVVALDEAQHVKNPATAGARAVRRLRSAQTVALTGTPLENRLSELWALLDVTNKGLLGSRAAFGRRFAGPIEQRRDGRAAARLRRLVAPFILRREKSDPTVVAELPPKIERTVACALTSEQAQLYRAAVDRAFGRGPDAVTETSSMERRGRVLGLVTALKQVCNHPAQLLGETDPVIPGRSGKLAAAREIIGEAVEAGDQVVVFTQYVVMGRLLVTQLGADLDTPVPFLHGAVTATARDRMVAAFQGEGDGATPPVLVVSLRAGGTGLNLTAATHVVHYDRWWNPAVEDQATDRTHRIGQLRTVEVHKLVTAGTVEERIAQVIERKRELSAHVVGAGEAWITELGDEELAELVALSPAASIVDVDVDDDDEGGPPAVREAS, from the coding sequence TTGTACGCATCGCGGCCGGAGGCGGAGAAGGTGCTGCACGACGAGGCGCGCCGGTGGCGGCTGGGGGAGGGCACCGCCACGCGGGTGCGCGTCGCGACGGTCCACGACCACGTGGCCGCCCTCCGCGACGTCCCCGCCACCACCATCCCGCTCGACGAGGCCGTGCCGCGACTGCTCGCCATGCCGGTCGACGAGCGTCCCGCCTACCGCCGCCCGCCCGACTCGCTGCGCGCATGGGCGCTCGCCGCGCGGCTGGCCGTGCGGGTGGTGGCGCACGGCCGGCTCGTGCCGACCCTCGTGGCGGCGGGGGAGGCCCGCGTCCACGGCGTGTGGCGGGCATGGCTCGGTGGCGACCCGGAGGAGGAGGCCGTCGTCGGGTGGCTCGCCGCGGCGATGCCACGGGCCGGTCACGCACTCGCCTGCGGCGACCGGGGCGTGTGGGCGCCGTCCGCGCTGCTGACCGCGTTCCTCGACGCCGTGGCCGATCTCGCCGTCCGCACGCCCGGCCCCGCGCCGTCTGCCACCCGGCCCCGGCAGCGGCTCCTGCCGTGGACGGCGCGATGGGCGGAGGCGCTCGCCGACCCCCACGACGCGTGCGTGCCTCTGCGTGACGACGCGGAGGAGGTGGTCGCGGTGGTCGCCGCCTGGCACAACGCGGCCGGGACCGCGCCCGAGGACGGGGCGCCCGAGCTGCGGCTGCACGCGCCGGAAGCCCAGGACGGTCGGTGGGTGCTCGAGATCGGGCTGCGAAGCGCCGGGCACGGCTGGGTCCCGGCACGGGTCGTGTGGCACGGCGGCGACCCCAGCCGTCAGGAGGCCTTGCTGCGCGGGCTCGGCCGTTGCGCCCGGGTGTACCCGCCGCTCGACATCGCGCTGCGCGAGCCAACCCCGGAGCGGGCCGAGCTCGACCTGGCGCAGGTGTGGACGCTGATCAGCGGGGGGGCGTCCGGGCTCGCCCAGGCGGGGGCGGTGCTCGTCCTGCCCGAGGACCTCGCCGCGGACGACCTGCGGCTGCGCCTGCGCGTCGACACCGCCGCCGACGCCGCAAACGCGGGAAGCGACGTGAGAGGTCCCGCGGGCGGGCCGTTCGACGGAGTGGTGGCCGAGGTCTCGTGGGAGGTGGCGCTCGGCGGCGAGCCGCTCTCCGACGACGAGCTCGACGCCCTGCTCGGCCTGTCTTCGCCGCTCGTGCGCTGGCGGGACCGGTGGGTCCGCGTCGACGAGGGGCAGCTGCGGGCCGTTCGCGGACGGCTGCCGCCGCCCGGCGGCGGGCGGCTGCCCCTCGGGGAGGCGATCGCGCTCGGGCTTGCCGGCACAGCGGGCAGCGACCCCACCGGCGGCTACGCCGGCGACGACGTGGACGTCGTCGCCGGCGGCGGTGTCGAGCGCTTCCTCGAGCGGCTGGCCGCGGCGGGCGAGGGACCGCCCGCGCCCTCCACTCCGGCCGGCTTCATCGGCCAGCTGCGGCCCTACCAGCGGCGAGGGGTCGCGTGGCTGCAGGGCATGGGGGAGCTCGGACTCGGCGCCGTCCTCGCCGACGACATGGGTCTCGGCAAGGGCATACAGCTCATCGCCTACCTGCTCAGCCGGGCCGGCGGGCCGCACCTCGTCGTCTGCCCGACCTCGGTCGTCGGCAACTGGGAGCGCGAGCTCAACCGGTTCGCCCCCGGGCTGGACGTCGCGCGGTTCCACGGCCCCGACCGCCCCACCGACCTCCACGGCTGGCAAGGGGTGGTCGTCACGAGCTACGGAACCCTGCGCCGCGACGCCGACCCCCTCGTCGCCGTCGACTGGGACGTCGTCGCGCTCGACGAGGCGCAGCATGTGAAGAACCCCGCGACCGCGGGTGCGCGGGCCGTCCGCCGGTTGCGCAGCGCTCAGACCGTGGCGCTCACCGGCACGCCGCTGGAGAACCGGCTGTCGGAGCTGTGGGCGCTGCTCGACGTGACGAACAAGGGGCTGCTCGGCAGTCGCGCGGCGTTCGGTCGCCGTTTCGCCGGCCCCATCGAGCAGCGGAGGGACGGCCGGGCGGCGGCGCGCCTGCGCCGGCTCGTCGCCCCCTTCATCCTGCGGCGCGAGAAGAGCGACCCGACCGTGGTCGCCGAGCTGCCGCCGAAGATCGAGCGAACGGTCGCGTGCGCGCTGACCTCCGAGCAGGCGCAGCTGTACCGGGCCGCCGTCGACCGCGCGTTCGGGCGCGGACCCGACGCGGTCACGGAGACCTCGTCGATGGAGCGACGGGGGCGGGTGCTCGGGCTCGTCACGGCGCTCAAGCAGGTCTGCAACCACCCCGCGCAGCTGCTCGGCGAGACCGACCCGGTCATCCCCGGTCGGTCGGGCAAGCTTGCCGCGGCGCGCGAGATCATCGGAGAGGCCGTCGAGGCCGGCGACCAGGTCGTCGTGTTCACCCAGTACGTCGTGATGGGCCGCCTTCTCGTCACCCAGCTCGGCGCCGACCTCGACACGCCGGTGCCGTTCCTCCACGGCGCTGTGACCGCCACCGCGCGGGACCGGATGGTCGCGGCTTTCCAGGGGGAGGGCGATGGTGCCACCCCCCCGGTCCTCGTCGTGAGCCTGCGCGCGGGTGGGACCGGCCTGAACCTCACCGCCGCCACCCACGTCGTCCACTACGACCGCTGGTGGAACCCGGCGGTGGAGGACCAGGCCACGGACCGCACGCACCGCATCGGACAGCTGCGCACGGTGGAGGTGCACAAGCTCGTGACCGCCGGCACCGTCGAGGAGCGCATCGCCCAGGTCATCGAACGCAAGCGGGAGCTGTCCGCCCACGTCGTCGGGGCCGGGGAGGCGTGGATCACCGAGCTCGGCGACGAAGAGCTCGCCGAGCTCGTCGCGCTCTCGCCGGCTGCGAGCATCGTCGACGTCGACGTCGACGACGACGACGAGGGTGGTCCGCCCGCCGTCCGGGAGGCGTCGTAG
- the leuC gene encoding 3-isopropylmalate dehydratase large subunit, protein MGRTLVEKVWDRHVVARGEAGAPDLLYIDLHLVHEVTSPQAFEGLRLAGRRVRRPDLTLATMDHNVPTTDRSLPVADELSAKQMDTLEANCAEFGIRVLNRRSDAQGIVHMIGPELGLTQPGMTIVCGDSHTATHGAFGALAFGIGTSEVEHVLATQTLPQARPKTMAVEVGGALHFGVTAKDLILSVIAEIGVGGGVGHVIEYRGEAIEALSMEGRMTVCNMSIEAGARAGLIAPDEVTYAYLEGRPHAPGGPAMSRGGGSMPGADWEAALDDWRALSTDDDASYDRVVRLDAGVFEPTVTWGTTPAMSVPVSGRVPVPEETSDPEQARRALAYMGLRGGEAITDIPVDRVFIGSCTNARIEDLRAAAQAVEGHRVAGHVRAMVVPGSYPVKMQAEAEGLDEVFRAAGFEWREPGCSMCLGMNPDILAPGERCASTSNRNFEGRQGRGGRTHLVSPEMAAAAAINGHFVDVRELA, encoded by the coding sequence GCCTGCGGCTGGCCGGCCGGCGCGTGCGTCGCCCCGACCTCACCCTGGCGACGATGGACCACAACGTCCCGACGACCGACCGTTCGCTGCCGGTCGCCGACGAACTGTCGGCGAAGCAGATGGACACCCTCGAGGCGAACTGCGCCGAGTTCGGCATACGGGTGCTCAACCGCCGGTCGGACGCGCAGGGCATCGTGCACATGATCGGTCCCGAGCTCGGCCTCACCCAGCCGGGGATGACCATCGTGTGCGGCGACAGCCACACGGCCACCCACGGGGCGTTCGGCGCCCTCGCCTTCGGGATCGGCACGAGCGAGGTCGAGCACGTGCTCGCAACGCAGACCCTGCCCCAGGCGCGCCCGAAGACCATGGCGGTCGAGGTCGGCGGGGCGCTGCACTTCGGCGTGACCGCGAAGGACCTCATCCTCTCCGTGATCGCCGAGATCGGCGTGGGCGGCGGCGTCGGGCACGTCATCGAGTACCGGGGCGAGGCGATCGAGGCCCTGTCCATGGAAGGGCGCATGACGGTCTGCAACATGTCGATCGAGGCAGGGGCCCGCGCCGGTCTCATCGCCCCTGACGAGGTCACCTACGCCTACCTCGAGGGGCGGCCGCACGCGCCCGGGGGACCGGCGATGTCGCGCGGGGGCGGGAGCATGCCCGGCGCGGACTGGGAGGCTGCCCTCGACGACTGGCGCGCGCTGTCGACCGACGACGACGCCTCCTACGACCGGGTCGTGCGCCTCGACGCGGGTGTGTTCGAGCCCACCGTCACCTGGGGGACCACGCCGGCGATGAGCGTGCCGGTCAGCGGCCGCGTGCCCGTGCCCGAAGAGACGAGCGACCCCGAGCAGGCCCGACGCGCCCTCGCCTACATGGGCCTGCGCGGTGGGGAGGCCATCACCGACATCCCCGTCGACCGCGTCTTCATCGGTTCGTGCACGAACGCGCGGATCGAGGACCTGCGGGCCGCCGCACAGGCGGTCGAGGGCCACCGTGTCGCCGGCCACGTGCGCGCCATGGTCGTCCCCGGCTCCTATCCGGTGAAGATGCAAGCGGAGGCCGAGGGCCTCGACGAGGTGTTTCGTGCCGCCGGTTTCGAGTGGCGTGAGCCGGGCTGCTCCATGTGCCTCGGCATGAACCCCGACATCCTGGCGCCGGGGGAGCGCTGCGCGTCAACCTCCAACCGCAACTTCGAGGGCCGCCAGGGCAGGGGCGGGCGCACCCACCTCGTCTCACCGGAGATGGCGGCCGCCGCCGCGATCAACGGGCACTTCGTGGACGTGAGGGAGCTCGCGTGA
- a CDS encoding ABC transporter permease has protein sequence MDEPRTVQAAAVAAFGGMLLRDLRVLTTERGRFLLRTVSQPLLLVFVFTYVFPTIGQGFRTGAGQSFTDVLVPGVVAIAILVKGIQAVALPLVQEFGYTREIEDRVMAPLPVWAVAVEKIVAGAAQGLIAAAIVFPIARFVPAEPVELTISWPVLVGVLVLAPLLASAVGLVLGTVVEPNQVPLMFSVVILPVTFLGATYFPWADLDAIPWLQVAVLANPLVYMAEGFRMALTPHLPHMAPWAIFSGLAGFTLVAGYAGIQGFEHRVRS, from the coding sequence GTGGACGAACCCAGGACCGTGCAGGCCGCTGCGGTCGCCGCGTTCGGGGGCATGCTCCTGCGCGACTTGCGGGTCCTCACCACCGAGCGGGGGCGCTTCCTGCTCCGCACGGTGAGCCAGCCCCTCCTGCTCGTCTTCGTGTTCACCTACGTCTTCCCCACCATCGGGCAGGGATTCCGGACCGGCGCGGGGCAGTCGTTCACCGACGTGCTCGTGCCCGGCGTCGTCGCCATCGCGATCCTCGTGAAGGGCATCCAGGCGGTGGCGCTGCCCCTGGTCCAGGAGTTCGGCTACACGCGGGAGATCGAGGACCGCGTGATGGCGCCGCTGCCCGTGTGGGCCGTCGCCGTCGAGAAGATCGTCGCCGGCGCCGCGCAGGGGCTCATCGCCGCGGCGATCGTCTTCCCCATCGCCCGGTTCGTGCCCGCGGAGCCCGTCGAGCTCACGATCTCCTGGCCGGTCCTGGTCGGTGTGCTCGTCCTCGCCCCCCTGCTCGCATCGGCGGTCGGGCTCGTGCTCGGCACGGTCGTCGAGCCGAACCAGGTCCCGCTGATGTTCAGCGTCGTGATCCTGCCGGTAACCTTCCTCGGCGCGACGTACTTCCCGTGGGCGGACCTCGACGCGATCCCGTGGCTGCAGGTCGCCGTGCTCGCGAACCCGCTCGTGTACATGGCGGAGGGCTTCCGCATGGCGCTCACCCCGCACCTGCCGCACATGGCTCCCTGGGCCATATTCAGCGGGCTCGCGGGCTTCACCCTCGTCGCCGGCTACGCCGGCATCCAGGGTTTCGAGCACCGGGTGCGCAGCTGA
- a CDS encoding YCF48-related protein, translating into MASCGALRSRTRVPALVVALVVAGALLHAPAGAGAAGAPGAWTAQRVGAADLHAAAAPSGELAWLAGAGGTLLGSRDGGRTWAGRPTPTRADLHGLDFVGASTGWAVGADDTLVTTRDGGRSWRRTVTGAPVGSVLRGVDFVDATHGWVVGHTAFPIVTNVIATTTDGGSTWTRQAAPLGLGLRSVSFADRRHGFAGGHLGVAYRTADGGATWTPMVLGATGDVAAVVRIDAATGLAAVQETIYRTGDGGITWTPVAAAERDVRALAHAGGTAFAVGDGGLALRSIDGGRSWSTQPAGTADDLAAVSAPSPSAAVAAGAGGAVATYRVGEGPQPLDVAPDPEACVDPAEDPSGGRLEVRWSSPAAGYPAAAASGDLTGDGSREIVVAGPEGVRALRPGRPTAQATLWERPFQARAGRVLLADLSGDGRPSVVVAGALERPSRSGVLVLDAATGRTLWSRQLSGGASVVRAADVDGTGGHDLVVITAGNALHVLSGADGVDLRPPRALGARPKQLQVGDLDGDRAADAVIALADGRAVAVDLARDRVIWTYRVEAGLLETVVLADVTGDGRLEAVLGGRGTAAAPTSPGYGGTLAVGERSGPLVAVVHGADGRRAWDWAVAAGGTDRVVAVATGDLTGDGVRDVVAHVAKLGEGHLVAFRGAGRVAGDLAPAELLWTAGTTHGSGGVQAAYTPEGLVATDGDGDGVAEVYLSSWSGALLGVRGARPPARTGLLARPRPAERLFTVARQPPHTHVSVAEEGGRRALVSASGDHLVAVRDPVDGGVRWPYDAGGRPEVAPGRMGPGGALGVAVGSAAGRVFGLDLAGRLLAPGRDAFLPRHTVGVVAVDVTGDGLDEIVGATAAGRVAAVDPRTSAWLWETDLDAGVGAVAAAGARRVAIGLADGRVVALDVRDGTTVWQQRGAAPVRVLVTAPRRGWVAAGDAAGVLRLLDEQGALRGQATAGSAIVGAVAADLDGDGLEDFAVAVGPTLQGFSATGQRLWSYALGDAAAHLAAGDLSGDGVADVVGTGMDGHAHAVDGRTGSRLWAVANGWPGPVAVADLDGDGRRIAVVTSPAAPDAVPGTRHTVRTVDVGGRVLTRCSVRKAPHVARVVDLDGDGADEVVLGMGSGDVYAFGGRRAGSPRREGPDAPAPAPAAPPAEAPPAQLLPPLPDVPVPSPEQPPVLPHRRPDGSGGLGLLEDLPGGLP; encoded by the coding sequence ATGGCCAGCTGCGGAGCGCTGCGATCGCGGACACGGGTGCCCGCCCTCGTGGTCGCCCTCGTGGTGGCGGGGGCCTTGCTGCACGCGCCGGCGGGTGCGGGAGCCGCCGGCGCGCCCGGGGCGTGGACCGCGCAGCGCGTCGGGGCGGCGGACCTGCACGCGGCCGCCGCGCCGAGCGGCGAGCTCGCCTGGCTCGCCGGGGCGGGCGGCACCCTTCTCGGCTCACGTGACGGTGGGCGCACCTGGGCGGGCCGACCGACGCCGACGCGTGCCGACCTGCACGGGCTCGACTTCGTCGGCGCCTCCACGGGCTGGGCGGTCGGCGCCGACGACACCCTGGTCACCACGCGGGACGGCGGGCGGAGCTGGCGCCGGACGGTCACCGGCGCGCCCGTGGGTTCCGTCCTGCGCGGCGTCGACTTCGTCGACGCGACGCACGGCTGGGTCGTCGGCCACACCGCCTTCCCGATCGTGACGAACGTCATCGCGACCACCACCGACGGTGGGTCGACGTGGACACGACAGGCGGCCCCCCTCGGGCTCGGGCTGCGGAGCGTGTCCTTCGCCGACCGCCGCCACGGCTTCGCCGGCGGTCATCTCGGGGTGGCCTACCGCACGGCCGACGGGGGCGCCACGTGGACGCCCATGGTGCTGGGCGCGACCGGTGACGTCGCCGCGGTGGTCCGCATCGACGCGGCGACGGGCCTCGCCGCCGTCCAGGAGACCATCTACCGAACCGGCGACGGCGGCATCACCTGGACGCCCGTCGCCGCCGCCGAACGCGACGTCCGCGCGCTGGCGCACGCCGGCGGCACCGCGTTCGCGGTCGGCGACGGCGGGCTGGCCCTGCGGAGCATCGACGGGGGGCGCTCGTGGTCGACCCAGCCCGCCGGCACCGCGGACGACCTCGCCGCCGTGTCGGCGCCGTCGCCGTCGGCGGCCGTCGCGGCGGGTGCAGGCGGCGCGGTCGCCACCTACCGGGTGGGCGAGGGCCCCCAGCCGCTCGACGTCGCCCCCGACCCCGAGGCCTGCGTGGACCCCGCCGAGGACCCCTCGGGCGGCCGCCTCGAGGTCCGCTGGTCCTCCCCGGCGGCGGGCTACCCGGCGGCGGCGGCAAGCGGCGACCTCACCGGGGACGGCAGCCGGGAGATCGTCGTGGCCGGCCCCGAGGGGGTGCGGGCGCTGCGCCCCGGGAGGCCCACCGCCCAGGCGACCCTGTGGGAGCGGCCGTTCCAGGCCCGTGCCGGGCGGGTGCTGCTCGCCGACCTCTCCGGAGACGGCCGCCCGTCGGTCGTCGTGGCCGGGGCTCTCGAGCGTCCCAGCCGCTCCGGCGTGCTCGTGCTCGACGCCGCGACGGGGCGGACGCTCTGGAGCCGCCAGCTGTCCGGTGGCGCCTCGGTCGTCCGGGCAGCCGACGTCGACGGCACCGGAGGCCACGACCTCGTGGTCATCACCGCCGGCAACGCCCTGCACGTGCTGTCCGGCGCAGACGGGGTCGACCTGCGGCCACCTCGCGCGCTCGGAGCCCGGCCGAAGCAGCTCCAGGTCGGCGACCTCGACGGCGACCGGGCGGCGGACGCGGTGATCGCCCTCGCCGACGGCCGAGCGGTGGCTGTCGACCTCGCACGCGACCGCGTCATCTGGACCTACCGCGTCGAGGCGGGCTTGCTCGAGACCGTCGTCCTGGCCGACGTCACCGGCGACGGGAGGCTCGAGGCCGTCCTCGGGGGGCGGGGGACCGCGGCCGCGCCCACGAGCCCCGGCTACGGCGGGACCCTCGCCGTCGGGGAGCGCAGCGGCCCGCTCGTCGCCGTCGTGCACGGCGCCGACGGGCGGCGGGCCTGGGACTGGGCCGTTGCGGCGGGCGGGACCGACCGCGTCGTCGCAGTCGCGACCGGCGACCTCACCGGCGACGGGGTCCGCGACGTCGTCGCGCACGTGGCAAAGCTCGGTGAGGGCCACCTCGTCGCCTTCCGGGGAGCCGGCCGGGTCGCCGGCGACCTCGCGCCGGCGGAGCTGCTCTGGACCGCCGGCACCACCCACGGGTCCGGGGGCGTCCAGGCGGCGTACACCCCTGAGGGTCTCGTGGCCACCGACGGTGACGGCGACGGTGTGGCCGAGGTCTACCTGTCGAGCTGGAGCGGTGCCCTGCTCGGGGTGAGGGGCGCGCGACCGCCCGCGCGCACGGGTCTGCTCGCGCGCCCGCGCCCGGCCGAGCGGCTGTTCACCGTCGCGCGCCAGCCTCCGCACACCCACGTCTCCGTGGCCGAGGAGGGCGGCCGCCGGGCGCTGGTGAGCGCGTCGGGCGACCACCTCGTGGCGGTGCGCGACCCTGTCGACGGCGGGGTCCGCTGGCCCTACGACGCCGGCGGTCGTCCCGAGGTCGCCCCTGGCCGCATGGGTCCCGGCGGCGCTCTCGGGGTCGCCGTCGGCAGCGCCGCCGGACGCGTCTTCGGCCTCGACCTCGCCGGGCGGCTGCTCGCGCCCGGGCGTGACGCCTTCCTCCCCCGGCACACCGTGGGGGTGGTCGCCGTCGACGTCACCGGCGACGGGCTCGACGAGATCGTCGGAGCCACCGCCGCGGGTAGGGTCGCCGCCGTCGACCCGCGAACGAGCGCGTGGCTGTGGGAGACCGACCTCGACGCGGGCGTCGGTGCGGTCGCCGCCGCCGGTGCGCGGCGCGTCGCGATCGGCCTCGCCGACGGGCGCGTCGTGGCCCTCGACGTCCGCGACGGAACGACGGTGTGGCAGCAGCGAGGAGCCGCTCCCGTCCGCGTCCTGGTCACGGCCCCCCGACGCGGGTGGGTCGCCGCGGGCGATGCCGCGGGGGTGCTGCGCCTGCTCGACGAGCAGGGTGCGCTGCGCGGCCAGGCGACCGCCGGCTCGGCGATCGTCGGCGCCGTGGCCGCCGATCTCGACGGCGACGGGCTGGAGGACTTCGCGGTAGCGGTGGGACCGACGCTCCAGGGCTTCTCGGCCACCGGGCAGCGGCTGTGGAGCTACGCGCTCGGGGACGCAGCGGCGCACCTGGCCGCGGGTGACCTCAGCGGCGACGGCGTGGCCGACGTGGTCGGCACGGGCATGGACGGGCACGCCCACGCCGTCGACGGGCGCACCGGCTCCCGCCTGTGGGCGGTCGCGAACGGCTGGCCCGGCCCGGTCGCCGTGGCCGACCTCGACGGGGACGGGCGCCGGATCGCGGTCGTGACCAGCCCGGCGGCGCCCGACGCGGTACCCGGAACCCGCCACACGGTGCGGACGGTGGACGTCGGCGGTCGCGTCCTCACCCGCTGCAGCGTGCGCAAGGCGCCGCACGTCGCACGCGTCGTCGACCTCGACGGCGACGGCGCGGACGAAGTCGTCCTCGGCATGGGGTCGGGGGACGTCTACGCGTTCGGCGGGCGCAGGGCCGGCTCGCCGCGGCGCGAGGGCCCCGACGCCCCGGCGCCGGCGCCGGCGGCACCGCCTGCCGAGGCGCCGCCCGCGCAGCTGCTCCCACCGCTGCCCGACGTGCCCGTGCCATCGCCCGAGCAGCCGCCCGTGCTGCCGCACCGGCGCCCCGACGGCTCCGGCGGGCTCGGCCTGCTCGAGGACCTCCCCGGCGGCCTGCCCTGA